The proteins below come from a single Armatimonadota bacterium genomic window:
- a CDS encoding DUF1957 domain-containing protein: MTAAPADSAGQFALILHTHLPFVLGHGRWPHGSDWLHEVVAGSYLPLLQALAEADAAGVRVRITADVSPVLAEQMASAAFRREFEEFIRTRLHWAQDNVRHFDASGDARLAALARRWEQWYRERLRQFEDAGGDVVGLFRRLADREVAELMTCAATHGYLPLLGRDESVALQLGVAVSTHARHFRRHPEGVWLPECAYRPRYEWTPPVGPQRGRVRMQRRGLEEFLAEFGLHHFVTDIHLIRGGSSLSPYRDYYPALQALPAAVPSLSRPDRSPYRAYRVASRGGRGEAAALVRDPDTSLQVWSRDRGYPGDGWYLEFHKKHPGGLRYWRVTGAGVGLESKEVYEPDRAAQRVAEHADHFVGLLRTVLDAARQIEGDAAVVASPFDTELFGHWWFEGPAWVEAVFRRLGPSGVVPVRADEYLRAHPPEQVVSLLEGSWGEGGDHRVWLNQNTAWVWERVYAAEETFWTLARRVPPGASTARRVLAQLARELLLLQASDWPFLITTWAARDYAEARVADHAAAFSRLSGTLQTLLGGAELSRRDEEFLTARETLNALFPDVLEQVDRACATAA, translated from the coding sequence GTGACCGCGGCGCCTGCCGACTCCGCCGGGCAGTTTGCCCTGATCCTGCACACCCACCTGCCCTTCGTCCTGGGGCACGGGCGGTGGCCCCACGGCAGCGACTGGCTGCACGAGGTGGTGGCGGGAAGCTATCTCCCCCTGCTGCAGGCGCTGGCGGAGGCGGATGCCGCCGGGGTCCGCGTGCGAATCACGGCGGACGTCTCGCCCGTGCTGGCCGAGCAGATGGCGTCCGCGGCATTCCGGCGCGAGTTCGAGGAGTTCATCCGCACCCGGCTGCACTGGGCTCAGGACAACGTCCGCCATTTCGACGCCTCAGGCGACGCCCGGCTCGCCGCCCTGGCCCGGCGCTGGGAACAGTGGTACCGGGAGCGGCTGCGGCAGTTCGAGGACGCCGGCGGCGACGTGGTGGGGCTGTTCCGGCGCCTCGCCGACCGGGAGGTGGCCGAGCTGATGACCTGCGCGGCCACCCACGGCTACCTGCCCCTGCTGGGACGGGACGAGTCGGTGGCCCTGCAGCTGGGCGTGGCCGTCTCGACCCACGCGCGCCACTTCCGCAGGCATCCGGAGGGCGTCTGGCTGCCCGAATGCGCCTACCGGCCCCGCTACGAGTGGACGCCGCCGGTGGGGCCGCAGCGGGGCCGGGTGCGCATGCAGCGGCGCGGGCTGGAGGAGTTCCTGGCCGAGTTCGGCCTGCACCACTTCGTCACCGACATCCACCTGATCCGGGGCGGCAGCTCCCTGTCCCCCTACCGGGACTACTATCCGGCCCTGCAGGCGCTTCCCGCCGCCGTCCCTTCCCTGTCCCGCCCGGACCGGTCGCCGTACCGGGCGTACCGGGTGGCGTCCCGCGGGGGGCGCGGGGAGGCGGCCGCCCTGGTCCGGGATCCGGACACCTCTCTGCAGGTGTGGAGCCGCGACCGCGGCTATCCGGGGGACGGGTGGTACCTGGAGTTCCACAAAAAGCACCCCGGGGGCCTGCGGTACTGGCGGGTCACGGGGGCCGGCGTCGGACTGGAGTCCAAGGAGGTCTACGAGCCCGACCGGGCCGCCCAGCGGGTCGCCGAGCACGCCGACCACTTCGTGGGTCTGCTGAGGACGGTCCTGGATGCGGCGCGGCAGATCGAGGGTGACGCGGCGGTGGTGGCCAGTCCGTTTGACACCGAGCTGTTTGGACACTGGTGGTTCGAAGGCCCCGCCTGGGTGGAGGCGGTCTTCCGGCGCCTGGGCCCCTCCGGCGTGGTGCCGGTGCGGGCCGACGAGTACCTGCGCGCGCATCCGCCAGAGCAGGTCGTCTCCCTGCTGGAAGGATCGTGGGGGGAGGGAGGAGATCACCGGGTGTGGCTCAACCAGAACACCGCGTGGGTGTGGGAACGGGTGTATGCCGCCGAGGAGACGTTCTGGACCCTGGCCCGCCGGGTGCCCCCCGGCGCGTCCACCGCCCGGCGGGTCCTGGCCCAGCTGGCGCGGGAGCTGCTGCTGCTGCAGGCCTCCGACTGGCCGTTTTTGATCACGACCTGGGCGGCGCGGGACTACGCCGAGGCCCGGGTCGCCGACCACGCCGCCGCCTTCTCCCGCCTGAGCGGTACCCTGCAGACCCTGCTGGGCGGGGCGGAGCTGTCGAGGCGCGATGAGGAGTTCCTGACGGCCCGGGAAACTCTCAACGCCCTGTTCCCGGACGTCCTAGAGCAGGTGGACCGGGCGTGCGCCACGGCGGCGTAG
- the glgC gene encoding glucose-1-phosphate adenylyltransferase: protein MARPRILAFILAGGRGERLYPLTRERGKPAVPFGGKYRIVDFVLSNFVNSGIYSLYVLVQYKAQSLIEHLRIAWRLGGMPDHFVMVVPPQMRWGETWYQGTADAVYQNLNLLLDFAPDLVAVFGADHIYRMDVGQMVAFHREREADLTVAALPVPVERSREFGIITASADGRVTGFVEKPAAPTPLPGDPTRALASMGNYLFTASVLVDALVEDARRSTDHDFGRTILPELVAHARVVAYNFLENTIPGMQPYEEAGYWRDVGTLEAYWEAHMDLLGRSPRLDLANPHWPIHTAPFLGPSARILEGTVEDSLLGEGCCVDGATVRRSVLGRGVRVLPGAVVEESVVMDHTVVGAGARLRRVVADRFNEIPPGAVLAREDGGLSVLPRGRTRAPV from the coding sequence ATGGCGCGACCCCGGATCCTGGCCTTCATCCTCGCCGGCGGGCGGGGGGAGAGGCTGTACCCGCTGACCCGGGAGCGGGGCAAACCGGCGGTGCCCTTCGGCGGCAAATACCGGATCGTGGACTTCGTCCTCTCCAATTTCGTCAACTCGGGGATCTACAGCCTGTACGTGCTGGTCCAGTACAAGGCCCAGTCCCTCATCGAGCACCTGCGGATCGCCTGGCGGCTGGGCGGGATGCCGGACCACTTCGTGATGGTCGTCCCGCCCCAGATGCGCTGGGGCGAGACCTGGTACCAGGGGACCGCCGACGCAGTTTACCAGAACCTCAACCTGCTGCTGGACTTCGCGCCCGACCTGGTGGCGGTGTTCGGCGCCGACCACATCTACCGGATGGACGTGGGCCAGATGGTGGCCTTCCACCGGGAGAGGGAAGCCGACCTCACGGTGGCGGCCCTGCCGGTGCCCGTGGAGCGCAGTCGGGAGTTCGGCATCATCACCGCCTCCGCCGACGGCCGCGTCACCGGCTTCGTGGAAAAGCCGGCCGCCCCCACCCCCCTGCCCGGGGATCCCACCCGCGCCCTGGCCTCCATGGGCAACTACCTGTTCACCGCCAGCGTGCTGGTGGATGCGCTGGTGGAAGATGCCCGGCGCAGCACCGACCACGACTTCGGCCGCACCATCCTCCCGGAACTGGTCGCCCACGCCCGGGTCGTCGCCTACAACTTCCTGGAGAACACCATTCCGGGCATGCAACCCTATGAGGAAGCAGGGTACTGGCGCGACGTGGGCACCCTGGAGGCGTACTGGGAGGCGCACATGGACCTGCTGGGCCGGTCTCCCCGGCTGGATCTGGCCAATCCCCACTGGCCGATCCACACCGCCCCCTTTTTGGGCCCCTCGGCCCGCATCCTGGAGGGGACTGTCGAGGACAGCCTCCTGGGGGAGGGGTGCTGCGTGGACGGGGCGACCGTGCGCCGCTCGGTCCTGGGGCGGGGAGTGCGCGTCCTGCCCGGCGCGGTGGTGGAGGAGTCGGTGGTCATGGACCACACCGTGGTGGGGGCGGGAGCGCGGCTGCGGCGGGTCGTCGCCGACCGGTTCAACGAGATCCCGCCCGGGGCCGTTCTCGCCCGGGAGGACGGCGGCCTGAGTGTCCTGCCCCGGGGCCGCACCCGGGCGCCGGTATGA